One Oryzomonas sagensis genomic region harbors:
- the ybeY gene encoding rRNA maturation RNase YbeY — MATRLRKVAERILSALACSDETELSVSIVGDRAIRIINREYLAKDRPTNVISFSLQEGEYAGIAPHALGDVVISADTAAREAEEGEMETFDRICFLLLHGILHLRGYDHERSGEAEAARMEKKESELFNLLKKEGFLNP, encoded by the coding sequence ATGGCGACCCGCCTAAGAAAGGTGGCGGAGAGGATCTTAAGCGCCTTGGCATGTTCTGACGAGACCGAGTTGTCCGTCTCCATCGTCGGCGACCGCGCCATCCGCATCATCAACCGGGAATACCTGGCGAAGGACCGTCCCACCAACGTCATCTCCTTCTCCCTCCAGGAGGGGGAATACGCCGGCATCGCGCCCCATGCCCTGGGAGATGTAGTCATCTCGGCCGACACCGCTGCCCGGGAGGCCGAGGAGGGTGAGATGGAAACCTTCGATCGGATCTGCTTTCTGCTGCTGCACGGCATCCTGCACCTGCGCGGCTATGACCACGAACGGAGCGGCGAGGCCGAAGCGGCCAGGATGGAAAAAAAGGAGAGTGAATTATTCAATCTTCTGAAGAAGGAAGGG